One window of Thermacetogenium phaeum DSM 12270 genomic DNA carries:
- the spoIIGA gene encoding sigma-E processing peptidase SpoIIGA has translation MPGDTTVYVDMLFLVNFLLDFIVLWATARLAQIRVSPWRLAGGACMGALYSVLVLLPSLERLSTFELKFLVSLVMLLSVFAPVSWKKFGQALLFFYLVAFTMGGAVFGFAYFITGSNISKALGSFTMDYLWLIVAVITAGLLGKYGMPYLKKSLLQDLLKVPLEITVQGRQLKIYGLVDTGNQLVDPVTGMPVIIVEYGVLSPLLPPQLKELVSGGGEFNLSKLADVVPEEGTVPPFRLIPFTTIGKRHGLLIGFRPDEVTVYVGDRKIRKRDVIIGIYNMRLSPRGTYRALLHPDLLQAAAN, from the coding sequence ATGCCCGGGGACACCACCGTCTATGTTGACATGCTTTTTCTTGTTAATTTTCTGCTAGATTTTATTGTTCTCTGGGCAACGGCGCGGCTGGCGCAGATCCGTGTTTCACCCTGGCGCCTGGCTGGTGGAGCATGCATGGGAGCTCTGTACAGTGTGCTCGTTCTCCTTCCCAGTCTTGAGCGGCTGTCCACCTTTGAACTGAAATTTCTTGTCTCCCTGGTGATGCTGCTGTCAGTTTTTGCGCCTGTCTCCTGGAAGAAGTTCGGGCAGGCTCTGCTCTTTTTTTATCTCGTAGCTTTTACTATGGGAGGAGCGGTATTTGGATTCGCCTATTTCATAACCGGCAGCAATATTTCTAAGGCACTGGGCAGTTTTACCATGGACTATTTGTGGTTGATCGTGGCAGTAATAACTGCGGGGTTATTGGGCAAGTACGGAATGCCTTATTTAAAAAAGTCGTTATTACAGGATTTGTTAAAGGTGCCTCTTGAGATAACCGTTCAGGGCCGGCAGTTAAAGATTTACGGTTTGGTGGATACGGGAAATCAGCTCGTCGATCCTGTTACGGGGATGCCCGTTATCATCGTTGAATATGGTGTTTTAAGCCCTCTGTTGCCGCCTCAACTTAAGGAACTTGTCAGTGGTGGAGGGGAATTCAATCTGTCCAAGTTGGCGGATGTGGTTCCCGAAGAGGGAACTGTTCCTCCTTTTCGCCTAATACCATTTACGACTATTGGTAAGCGTCACGGCTTGTTGATCGGCTTTCGACCTGACGAAGTAACGGTCTATGTTGGGGACAGAAAGATACGTAAAAGGGACGTTATTATCGGCATTTACAATATGCGATTGTCCCCTCGGGGCACCTACAGGGCGCTGTTGCATCCTGACCTGTTACAGGCGGCGGCTAATTAA
- the ftsZ gene encoding cell division protein FtsZ, with translation MLELEVDTNQFADIKVIGVGGGGSNAVNRMIQSDLKGVHFITVNTDAQALNLSLAEHKIQIGAKLTKGLGAGADPEIGKKAAEESREELVQALRGADMVFVTAGMGGGTGTGGAPVVAEVAREVGALTVGVVTRPFVFEGKKRAVQAERGIQELRTKVDTLITIPNDRLLQVVDKTTSINEAFRIADDVLRQGVQGISDLIAVPGLINLDFADVKTIMAETGSALMGIGSARGENRAVEAARIAISSPLLETSIEGARGVLLNITGGPDLGLFEVNEAAEIISQAADPEANIIFGAVIDENLEDEVRVTVIATGFDSKPNAEKESTVVDLRSFTSDDLDIPAFLRKR, from the coding sequence ATGTTGGAATTGGAAGTTGATACAAATCAGTTTGCCGATATCAAGGTGATTGGTGTTGGTGGCGGTGGGAGCAACGCCGTCAACAGAATGATCCAGTCCGACTTAAAGGGTGTGCATTTCATTACTGTAAACACCGATGCCCAGGCATTAAACCTTTCTCTGGCAGAACACAAGATTCAAATTGGCGCCAAGCTTACCAAAGGTCTGGGGGCAGGTGCCGATCCCGAGATCGGGAAAAAAGCTGCCGAGGAAAGCCGTGAAGAGTTAGTGCAGGCCTTGCGAGGAGCCGATATGGTTTTTGTCACTGCTGGTATGGGCGGAGGTACGGGAACCGGTGGTGCTCCCGTCGTCGCCGAAGTTGCCCGGGAAGTCGGCGCTTTGACGGTAGGTGTGGTTACCCGTCCTTTTGTCTTCGAGGGAAAAAAGAGGGCTGTTCAGGCAGAGCGCGGCATCCAGGAGTTGAGAACGAAGGTCGACACTTTGATTACAATTCCCAATGACCGGCTTCTCCAGGTAGTTGATAAGACTACCTCTATTAATGAGGCCTTTCGCATAGCCGATGATGTTTTGCGGCAGGGCGTACAGGGCATTTCCGATCTGATTGCCGTACCAGGGCTGATCAACCTGGATTTTGCCGACGTTAAGACGATTATGGCGGAGACGGGCTCCGCTTTGATGGGGATCGGGAGTGCACGCGGTGAAAACAGAGCAGTAGAAGCTGCACGTATTGCAATTTCCAGCCCCCTGTTGGAGACATCTATTGAAGGGGCAAGAGGAGTTCTTCTCAATATTACGGGTGGCCCAGATCTGGGACTTTTTGAGGTGAATGAAGCGGCTGAGATTATTTCTCAGGCAGCGGATCCCGAAGCCAATATTATCTTTGGGGCGGTTATTGACGAAAACCTCGAGGATGAGGTGAGGGTTACCGTTATAGCAACCGGTTTTGATTCCAAACCGAATGCCGAAAAGGAGAGTACGGTTGTCGATTTGCGTTCGTTCACCTCTGATGATCTGGATATCCCGGCTTTCCTGCGCAAGAGATAA